The genomic window ATAGTACAATTATTGATACAAAAGATGTAACAATAATAAACGCTATTGTGATTTTTAATTTATGTTTCTTTAGAAAAATAGAAGCATTCTCAATATTCATGCCCAGTAGCTTTTCATTGTATCAAAATTTGACACTAAGTCAATGTTTATTGATAAAGTTCTTCCCTTAGTTTTTTAAGTACTCTTTTTTCAATTTGTCTTACGGTTTCTGAAGAGATTCCAAGTTCACTAGAAATATCTTTTAAAGTGCTTTTTTTATCATTGTTGTCTAAGTTATATCTTTTTCTTATAATGTATCTTTCTTTGTCGTTTAGTTTAGTCTCTAATATATGATTTAGATGTTTTAATGTTGAATTTTGTTCAAGAGTGCTCTCAGGATTAAAAGAATTGTCTTCATAAAGATTTAGGAGTGTGGAATTTTCTGAACCTTCAAGTTTTTTATCAAGGGAATATTCTTTTTCAAGATAAGGAATGATTTTAACGTATTGAGCAGTTGTTAAGTTGAATCTTTCCATTATATCTTCTTTTTTGGGTGATTTTTCTTCTTCCATAAGATATTTATTTATTTGGAGTATTAAATTTTCTTTTCTGTATGGCACCTTTACAAGTCTTGTTTTGGTATTTAATGCTCTTTGAAGCGATTGCTTGATCCAAAATGAAGCGTAGGTTGAAAATTTGGTATTTTTGCTTGGATCGTATTTCTCAGCAGCTCTAATTAGACCTAGATTTCCTTCTTGTATTAAGTCTTCAACTTTTAATCCTTTGCCAGCATATCTTTTAATTATTTTTAAGACAAGACGTAAATTGGCGTTTATCATTTTGTTTTTGGCTTTCAGATCGCCGAGTTTAATTTGTTTCGCAAGTTCAATTTCTTCTTCGTGAGTTATCAATCTGTGTTCTCTTACGGATTTTAAGTATATGTTTAAATCTTCATTGCTAAATATATTCACAATACTTCTCCCATCTTTTAAATTTGTGTATCAACATCCTTCCCCCCTTTGATGTGATGCAAAAATCATGCCAACTTAGAAAATAATTAATATTTCGATTGAATATGAATTATTTTCTAAAGTTATTTACTTTTGCTATTTGGTTGTAGATTAAATCAGCAAGCCTAAAACTTTTGGATTTAGCTATTTGTTTTGATCTCTCTAAATAGAGCATATCTTCGAAAAGTTCTTCTGTTTGACCCCCATTAATTAGATTGTTTTCTTTTTTTAAAGAATTCCTCATGCTCTTAAGCATTTGATTTACAAATATTGCCTCAAATTCTAGTGCAGCTTCATAAAGTTTTTTATCATTTTGATATTGATTTGTTTTCTCTACTTTGTCTTTTAGGGTTTTTGCCTGTTTTATTTGATTTTTTATTTTTAAACCTTGTAGATTAATTTTGTTTATCATGTTTATTCCTCCAGGATTAATTCTCCATGTAATTTATTAATTTTTTTAGCTGCCTTAATTATTTTTATTAATTCTTCATTGCTAAACATATCTGAATTTTTTGATATAAATTCATTTAGTTTCATCTTTTGTATTTTTATTTTTATCTTTTCATTATTTTTATTGTTAAGTAAGTTTTTATCATCTCTTTCAATTGAAAGTATAAGGGGCCCTATTTCTGCATTTGTACTTGCTATAATGATTTTGTTTTGTTCACTTATTAGAACTTTAGGCATAGTTTCTATTTCTATTTTTTCAATTTCGCTTAGCAAGCCAATTTCGTTGATCTCGATTGCTATGATATTTCCTGATTTTATATTATTTTTTATATTCTTGCTTGTTAAATTTTTACTTATTGAATCTGCTAATGTGTAATCCGCCTTTTTAAGAATTATATTGTAATGCGTGTAGTCTTTATTCTCATGTATTGTTGCTCCGTTTAATATGTATCCTGTACCTTTTGATTTGTAGTTAGTTATTATTGGGCCTGATGCTGTTGCTAGTACTTTTCCTTCTTTGTCTTTCAATTCTGTTCTTAAAAGAATACCATTTGTTAAGTCTTTTGAATCTAGCATAGATGCTATGTAAACATTTTGATTTGCACCTTTAATCATGTTCCCATTTATTGTGATTGTTGCGCTTACTAATGCGATATTTTTGCTTCCTATATTTGTTAGATCTATTTCATTGATGCCGATTTGGTTTAAAGCTTTATTTAAAATTTCTTTTCCCCTTAGAGAATCTCCTTTATCAGTAAGTCCTGCCACTATTCCAATTCCTGTTAATGTATATGAATCAGTAGATCTTATTTCAGCGATATTTTTTAACTTTATTTGTTCACTTATTTGACTTATAGTGTTATTCTCCTTGGAAAAATTTTTTGAAGGTTGATTTTCTTGTGCGAACGCACTTAGGACTATCTTTAAGTTTAATATGGCTAGAATTATCAATTTTTTCATGATTCTATTCCTTTTGTATGGCAATATAATCTACCTTTATTTTAATATTATTGTTAATATTATTGCAATTGCTTTTAGTTGATTCATTTTTGCTTTGGGTTTGCTCGACAGTGTAAAGTTCAATTATAAAATTAAAGGAAAGGTTTCTTGTGATCTATTCATCATTATATTCGATAAATAAAGCTAATGACAGAGTTAAGAGTTGATATGTTTAAACATGCATTATTGTTGTTTTTGTATTTTATTTAGCCTAATCTCATCATTTTTCATTATATTTTGTAATACCATGTATTTACTTTGATTTAATTCGTTTAAGCTTAAAATCTCATTGTGTTTAGTTGTGTTTATTTGATATTTAAAATAAACATTATATTCGTTTAAACTTTGACCTGCTTTTAAATCTGTTTTTGCAAATACAATGGGTTCTATTATGTCAATATACATATTTATTTTGTTATGTTTCTTGTAGTCTTCAAATTTTTTTGCATAGTAAACTAAAGTTTTTTGTATTGGTATATTTTTATATAGTGTGCTTTTTATTGTTTTAAATTTTACATTGGTGGAGAATTTATTTTCTATATTTATTTCTGATTCATCAAAACTGAATTGTAGTATGTAAATATTTTTACTTGCTAGATCCTTTGTAATATAGCTAATCATTTCAAATATTATGTGTTTTTGCTTAAAATGTGAACCTATGTAAATTTGTGACAAATTATTATTATTGCATATTTTTGAGTACCCTTTTGAGAAAAAATATACCTTACTAGGAGATATTGTAAAACAGGTCTCATAAGGCATTATTTGCGATAAATTTATTGTAAATAGATAGAATACAAGTTTACTTGTGAGTGTTTTCACTGCCTTTTTAAGTTGTTAGCAATTCCTAACATATTATCTGAGGTTTGAATTGCTTTTGAGTTTATCTCATAAGCCCTTTGTGCAACGATCATTGTTACCATTTCTTCTGCAATTGATACGTTTGACATTTCAAGGATACCTTGCCTTAGCCTACCCATTCCATCACTTCCTGGGGTTCCTGATATTTCTT from Borrelia hermsii DAH includes these protein-coding regions:
- a CDS encoding sigma-70 family RNA polymerase sigma factor — protein: MNIFSNEDLNIYLKSVREHRLITHEEEIELAKQIKLGDLKAKNKMINANLRLVLKIIKRYAGKGLKVEDLIQEGNLGLIRAAEKYDPSKNTKFSTYASFWIKQSLQRALNTKTRLVKVPYRKENLILQINKYLMEEEKSPKKEDIMERFNLTTAQYVKIIPYLEKEYSLDKKLEGSENSTLLNLYEDNSFNPESTLEQNSTLKHLNHILETKLNDKERYIIRKRYNLDNNDKKSTLKDISSELGISSETVRQIEKRVLKKLREELYQ
- a CDS encoding flagellar basal body P-ring protein FlgI codes for the protein MKKLIILAILNLKIVLSAFAQENQPSKNFSKENNTISQISEQIKLKNIAEIRSTDSYTLTGIGIVAGLTDKGDSLRGKEILNKALNQIGINEIDLTNIGSKNIALVSATITINGNMIKGANQNVYIASMLDSKDLTNGILLRTELKDKEGKVLATASGPIITNYKSKGTGYILNGATIHENKDYTHYNIILKKADYTLADSISKNLTSKNIKNNIKSGNIIAIEINEIGLLSEIEKIEIETMPKVLISEQNKIIIASTNAEIGPLILSIERDDKNLLNNKNNEKIKIKIQKMKLNEFISKNSDMFSNEELIKIIKAAKKINKLHGELILEE
- a CDS encoding rod-binding protein — translated: MINKINLQGLKIKNQIKQAKTLKDKVEKTNQYQNDKKLYEAALEFEAIFVNQMLKSMRNSLKKENNLINGGQTEELFEDMLYLERSKQIAKSKSFRLADLIYNQIAKVNNFRK